From the Palleronia sp. LCG004 genome, the window ACATCCTGCACGGGCTGAACCCCGAACGCATCCTGATCGCCGCCGAGGCGGTGGGGCTCGGCATGGTCGCGATCGAGCGGGCCGCCAGCTACGCGAACGAACGGCATGTCTTCGACCGGCCCATCGGCAAGAACCAGTCGATCCAGCATCCGCTCGCGATCTGCCGCTCGGAACTTGAGGCCGCCTGGCTGATGGTGCTCAAGGCGGCATGGGAATTCGACACCGGCAGGCCCTGCGGCGCGACGGCCAACATGGCGAAATACCTCGCCGGCGAAGCCGGGTTCAACGCCTGCCAGCAAGCGGTCATGACCCATGGCGGGTTCGGCTATGCCAAGGAATACCATGTCGAACGCTACCTGCGCGAAAGCCTGATCCCCCGGATCGCACCGGTTTCGCCGCAACTGGCGCTCTGCTACATCGCCGAGCGCGTGCTGGGGCTGCCCAAGTCCTACTGACGCACGGGCCGGGCCTGCGGGCCGCGCTGCCGTCTCCTCGCGGAACACCGCACGCCATCGGTGTCGCCACGGTCGGTATTCCCGTCCGACGGGAACGCCGTTCTGTCTTACACTGAAATGTCTGTTCTGCTAAACAGAACGCCAATCCCCTCACCCGAAGCTTGTGGACCCGCCCATGACATCTGAAACGACGGAAAAGGCATCCCGCGGCGTCGCCGCCGTGGATCGCGCCCTTTCGATCGTCGCGGCACTCGAAGCCAGCGACATGCCGCGCAATCTCTCCGAACTCTCCCGCGCCACCGGGCTCTACAAGAGCACGATCCTGCGCCTGCTCGAGTCGCTCCTGGATGCCGGATACGTCATCCGCGTCGACGAGGCGAAATACGCCCTCGGGCCCGCCGTGCTGCAGCTGGGAATGTCCTACGAGCGGACCAACCCGCTCAAGCACTACATCTTTCCGATCTTCGAACGGCTGGTCGCCGCCGATGTCGAAAGCCCGTCCTTCCACGTCCGCCAGACCGAGGCCGAGCGGCTGTGCCTGTTCCGCATGAACTCCAACCATTCCACGCTCGACCGCGTCCGCGAGGGGGATCGCCTTCCGATCGGCCGCGGCGCGGCGGGCAAGGTGCTGATCGCATTCGGCGCGACCGGGCAACCGGGCGAGGAATTCGACCGGATCCGCGAAAGCGGCATCGCGCTGTCGCTGGGCGAGCGGGACAAGCTCTGCGCGGGCATGGCGGCCCCGGTCTTCGCCGGGCGCAACAGGCTGATCGGCGCGCTGTCGCTTTCCGGCCCGCGGGAACGCTTCGCCCCCGACGATGTCGCACGGATGACGCCGCTCCTCACCTCGGCGGCGAGCGAGCTCAGCACCGGGCTCGGCGGGAAGTTCCCGTACTGAACCCGATCGTCACCCGACCCGCCCATCCCGGCAGCCTCCTGACACCGCTGCGCCAAATCGGACTTGCAATCCGACGCCATCCGCTTAAAAACAGAACACATGAACCGACAGG encodes:
- a CDS encoding IclR family transcriptional regulator yields the protein MTSETTEKASRGVAAVDRALSIVAALEASDMPRNLSELSRATGLYKSTILRLLESLLDAGYVIRVDEAKYALGPAVLQLGMSYERTNPLKHYIFPIFERLVAADVESPSFHVRQTEAERLCLFRMNSNHSTLDRVREGDRLPIGRGAAGKVLIAFGATGQPGEEFDRIRESGIALSLGERDKLCAGMAAPVFAGRNRLIGALSLSGPRERFAPDDVARMTPLLTSAASELSTGLGGKFPY